CTCTTCTAATGCTTTTATAATTGGTGAGTCACCACTTACTCGATAAAGTGTTTGTTTTATAGCTAATACATTTGGATCAACGGCTGCTATTGTAATTAAGTCAACGATAGGTTGGAATGACTCATATGGATGATGGAGAAATACATCTTTTTTTAAAACTGTTTCAAAAAGGTCTTCTTTATCGTTTAAGTCCAAAGCGGGCTGAGGGATGTAGCTCTCATTTGTTAAATGTTCAAACTCATTAGAGATTTCTTCATAAAACGAAAACAACATCGATAAATCAATTGGACTTGTGACCTCATAAACGTCACCTCTTTTGAGTTCGAGCACGTTCATTAAAAAAGAGAGAACATCTTTATCCATTTGTTGTTTCTGAACTTCTAAACGTACTGCAGCTCCCCATTTCCTTTTTTTTAATTCTTTTTCTATTTCTTTTAATAAGTCCTGGGCCCCCTCTTCATGGATTGTTAAATCTGCATTACGTGTAATCCGAAAAGGCGAGACTGAAACAATGTCATTTCCTTGAAAAAGTCTCGCGATAAAATGGCGGATAACATCTTCAAGCAAGATGTAGTTACATGTTTGACTAGATGAAGGAAGCGGGATTGTTCTGTTAAGTATTGATGGAACTTGAACAATTGCCAACTTCTTATTTGTATCATTTACTTGAAGAACAACTGCTAAATTTAAACTTTTATTCATTAGCATTGGAAAAGGTCGGTACGCATCAATGGCTACCGGTGTTAATACAGGTGATATAAAGTATTCAAACCTATTTTTTACATAGTCGTATTGCTTCCTAGTTAGTTGATCAATTGATAAAAAGTGTATCCCTTCTGATTTTAACTTTGGAAGAATCACATTCATATACAAATCATCTTGAAGTGTAACAAGGTTGCTATTCATTTCTCTTATTTCCTTCAGTTGCTGTCTTGGTGTTAAACCAGCCTTATTCTCACGTTTATTAAATCCTGCTTTGACTTGATCTTTTAAACCGGCAACACGAACCATAAAAAACTCGTCTAAATTTGAACTGAATATTGCAAGAAATTTCAATCGTTCAAGAAGAGGGTTTGATTCATCGATGGCTTCTTCCAAGACACGTTTGTTAAATGCAAGCCAGCTTAACTCCCGGTTATTAAAATGAACAGGTTTATTCAATTCACGGTATTTTTGAATGTTGTTCATCACCAATAAACCTCCAAATTAGAAGTTAAACTTGTTGTAAAGATGATCTCTTGAACTGAAGTGACAATTTCTTTTTTAACGCACGTTCAATATGCTTTTTATATTTTGATGAATAAAAATATTCAAAGTAAGCATCTCCTGTACTATAAATAGTTAGGAGGAGGCCATGGTCTTCGTCGTTTGTTAACTGTAGTTTTTCAATAATATAACGATTCGAGATATTTAATGCATGACAAAATCTCACGATTGCTCCGAGTAACTCATATTTTTCAAGTTCTTCTGTTGTAACCCAATGTCTAAATGGGTTAGCGAATTGCTTCATTTGTGAACGGGACTTAAATGAAGCGATAAAAGCGATACCTAAACGCTCAAGGTGTGTTAATCCGTCAATTGATTGGTTTGTTATTAAATAAAAAGAATGCTCACTCTTTGACTCTGGATGAATTGTTTCACCGATATAAAATATTTTCGCTCCCCACCGCAACATTTTAAAATCTTTTTTAGTGAAGGTCTCTCCTAAACATTGATTGATTTGAGTAGCAAAATATGTTGCAAGAACAGCAATTCTTTGGTGATGGTGTATATTTAAAGAATAGAGATGACTTAATTGATAAAAGCTTTCCTCTGTTACATTCGGGAAATGAGTAATAGCGATTTCATTTAAATAAATTTCATAAAAGAGTCCATCCCTAAGTCCTTTATTGCTTACTGTGAATGTCTTCCCGTTACTGTAAGAAATTAAATTCTCTATCGCTGTTATAGCAGGGATGATAATATCTGCACGATCTTTTGATAGTCCATCTACTTGTTGGCGTTGTTTAAGTGTCAAATTATTCAACTTTTCGTTTACTGAGATTACATCTTCATAGGTCATTTCATACTGGTGGAGTCCCGTAATAGGGTAGTCAATAATATGTTGATGGATTGAAGCTAAATTTCTAGCCGTTCCTCCAATGCCAATGATAGGGACTGATTTATTTTTTAGCCAAGGTAATGATGCAAAGGACTGTTGTAAAAATGTCTTAAGTTCTTCCATCTCAACTTGTGATGGTTCATTCCCTTTGATAAACCTTTGTTTTAAAGTGAGTGCACCGAAAGGAAAGCTGTGAGAGTTGATAAGCTTTCTATTCTCATATAAGGTAACTTCCGTACTTCCTCCTCCGATATCTATTGTTATCCCGTTAAGAATGTTCGTGGAATTTGTAATTGCTAAATATCCATAATATGCTTCTTGTTCATCTGAAAGAACTTTAATGTCAAAATAACCTTGAGCTTTGATGGCAGCTAAAATATCTTGTTGATTTTTAGCGTTACGAATGGCGGCCGTTGCAACCCCTTTAATTGTACTTAGTGAATAGCTTGATACTACAGACTTAAAACGTTCTAATGTTTCTAAAATGATATCTATACCATCTTCTGTCATATTTTTATTTTCATCAATATATGTACTTAATCTTGCAACGACCTTTAAATTTTGAATTTCTTTAAAGCAGCCATTTGCATCTATGGAATATATCACAAAGCGAATTGAATTAGATCCCATATCGATAATGCCGATTTGATGTTGCATAGTTAGATCACCCTTATTTAAAGCGTTAGTATGAAATACGATTTGATGCTTCGGTAATATAAAAATAATCTCTTTCATTATATAAGTTTCTGTTGCTTCATGCGATTCATACATGAATTCAATTTGTTTACAAAGGAAGTCCTCTCATGTATACTACGATGAGGATAAATCGGAATGATTCTTAATCATTATGAAAAATCGAAGACTTTTTTTGAAGTAAGTGGAGGTTCCTATGAGTAATAAAAATCATCCATGGGCTGTTGAAATAGAAAACGTGACATTCTCCTATGGAAAAGAAAATGTATTAGAAAATATTCAACTTCGAATTCCGCAAGGCTCTTTCTTAGGATTAGTTGGACCGAACGGCTCAGGAAAATCTACACTTATAAAGTGTATCCTCGGTCTTGTTAAGCCATCTAAAGGGAGTATCCGCTTATACGGAAAACCAGTTGATAAATTTCAAAACTGGAGTCATGTTGGTTTTGTCTCACAAAAAGCAAACAGTTTTAACAGTGGATTTCCTGCAACTGTATTTGAAGTTGTTTCCATGGGCTTATATGGGAAGGTCGGCTTATTTCGCTTTTTAACGAAAAAACATAAAGAAAAAGTAAAAGAAGCAATTAAACAAGTAGGTATGGAAGATTATATGCAACAAAACATCGGACAGTTGTCTGGCGGTCAGCAACAACGTGTTTTTATTGCAAGAGCATTAGTTAGTGATCCTAAGCTTCTAATTCTCGATGAACCAACTGTTGGTGTGGATGCGCAATCTGTTCAAAACTTTTATAATATGCTAAAAAAGTTAAACGTAGAAGAAGGTATTACGTTAATTTTTATCACACATGACATCGGTGCAATGACAGAGTATATTACTGATGTTGCATGTTTAAATAAATATTTACATTTCCATGGTGACAAACATGAGTTTGAATCACAACAAGAAGAGATGATGTCTTCCCTTTATGGACATGACGTACAATTATTAACCCATAATCATGACCATTCTCACAACCACGATCATGGGGGCGAACACCCATGATATCCGTGTTCTTTCAATACGATTTCTTACGTTATTCTTTATATACAGGATTAATGATCGGTTTTTTAGCTCCGTTTATAGGAGTTTTTTTGGCGGTAAGAAGGTTAGCGATGATTGCAGATGCTTTATCGCATATAACGTTATCAGGAATAGCATTTAGTTTATTGCTTGGAAGACATTATTCTGTTTTTGCAGGGTTAAACCCTTTATATATGGGGATGACTTTTTCTGTCGGTGGCGCAATATTTATTGAAAATCTAAGAAATGCTTATCAATTCTATAAGGAACTTGCGATTCCCATTATTCTATCTGCAGGTATTGGTGTTGGCGTAGTTTTCATTTCACTTGCTAATGGCTTTAATACAGATTTGTTTGCTTATTTATTTGGAAGCGTTGTTGCGATTAGTCAATCAGACTTTCAAATGATTTCAATTATTACAGCTGTTGTTATCATATTAATTATCTTATTTTATAAAGAATGGTTCTTTTTAAGTTTTGATGAGGACCAAGCTGTGATCGCAGGAATTCCAAAAAAAGCGCTGCACTTTATTTTCATTATTATGGTTGGACTTACGATTGCCGCATCGATGAGAATTGTAGGGATCTTACTCGTATCATCATTAATGACACTTCCTGTTGCTGCTGCTATGCGTTGGGCAAGGGGATTTAAGCAAATGTTTGTTTATGCGGTGATTTTTGGTGAAATCTCTGTTGTGATTGGATTAATAAGTGCCTTTCATTTAGATGTTGTGCCAGGCGGAATGATTGTATTAGTTAATGTCGTTATATTATTAATATCAATATTGCTCACTCGAAAGCGTGCAGCATAAATAAGGTGAGAGCTCATGGAATTATTGCAACAATTAACATTTTTAGAACGAGGAATTATCGCCGGCTTAATGATTGGATTTATTTGTCCACTATTAGGTTCGTTTTTGTTAGTTAGAAGAATTACGGTCATTTCGGAAGCTCTTTCTCATATTACGTTAACTGGAATAGCAGCAGGGATCTTTTTAAGTCAAGCTGTAACGTGGCTTGCCTTTATAAACCCATTATATACAGGGCTTATTTTTTCTCTAATAGGGTCGCTACTCGTTGAAAAGCTTCGGCAAATATACAAACACTTCCAAGAGTTGGCGATTCCTATTATTTTGTCTGGTGGAATTGGGTTAGGAGCGATTCTAATTAGTTTGGGGCAAACAAATTATGCACAGTGGTACAACTATTTGTTTGGAAGTATCGTTACAGTAACTTTATCTGATTTGTATTTTATATTTGGTACAGGGATTGTGGCGCTCTTTATATTAGGTGGATTTTATAAAGAGCTACTCTCGATATCATTTGATCAAGAATTTGCAAAAACCTCTGGTATTTCTGTTAAAAGATTAAACTTCTTCTTTGCTGTATTAATTGCGCTTGTCATTTCAATGTCGATGAAAGTAGTTGGCATACTATTAGTCGGTGCTATGGTAACATTACCAGTAGCTGCGAGTATTCAAATAGCAAAAAGCTTCCGCCAAGTCGCTCTACTTGCGATTTTATTTGGTGAATTAGCGATGATCGGTGGTATAATTGCATCATATTACTTTAACATAGCAACAGGTGGAATGATTGTCGTAACAGGTATTGTCATACTACTCGTAGCTATATTAGTTAAAAAAATGAAAATGTTCATCCAAACAGTAAAATCAGTATAAGGGTCAGAGGGGGAGACGAGCCGTGAATATGCAAGAAGCAATGCAACGTTTAAAAGAAGAAGGATTTAAGCATACAGATAAACGTGAAGATATATTGCAGTTATTCTCCGATGAGAAAAGATATTTAGCAGCTAAAGACGTATTAGATCATCTCCAAGAAAAATATGGGGGATTAAGTTTCGATACAATTTATCGTAACCTTTCTCTTTTTACAGACTTAGGGATATTGGAAGCAACAGAGTTAGATGGTGAAAAAAAGTTTCGATTTTCGTGTTCTACAGAACACCATCACCATCATTTAATTTGTTTAGATTGTGGAAAGACAAAGCATATTCATGACTGTCCGATGGAGATGTTTCCAATTGGAGATGAAAGTTTTAAAATAGTTGGACATAAATTTGAAGTATATGGATATTGTAATCAATGCCAAAAAAACGAAAACCCAAGCTAAAGTTATAATTGCTTAGCTTGGGTTTTTTGCTTGTTTTTATTAGAATTTATTTCATGTATGACCAACTGCCCTTAGAGTTGAGAATAGAGCTCATCGAATTTTATAGCAATGATTGAACAATTTTTTTTGCAGCTTGCCAATCTTTTGCACGATTAACGAGTTTATGAACAGGGTCTTGGTTGTAAGGTGTATCCATTAAAATAACAGGAATTTCGCACTCTTCAGCTATATTACACGCATTATCGTGCTTATCTTCAAAGAAAAGATCGACACGATGTTGTTTTACGGCAGAAATTTTATCATGTGTACCAATTAGTTCGATGTGATCATATGGAACTTTTGTTTTATTAAACCAATCAGTAGTCAGGTTTAAATATTCAGTTGGTCTTGCACTAATGTAATAAAGCTCATGCTCATTTGTCCACTCTGTTAATATTTGATGTGCATCAATCGCTAATTCAGCTTGCGCATAAATATTTGGTTCGTGTATTTTCATCCATTTCCAAAAATCTTCTTTTGTCACACCGAGAGCTGTTGATAATTCGTATTCTTTAATGTCATGAATCGTGAGCTCTTTTTTAAAGTGTTCATTTAAATACGGGATAAAGGTTGCTGGATCCGTTACTGTTCCATCAATGTCAATCCCAAAACGTTTTTTATTCATTTTCTCACCACTTTACACTTGAAATCATTGTCATCCATAATCACTCTTTTATTGTAACATACTAAGGCTACACGTAATGGCAAAGGAGTGGATTTAGATGTCCGAATATGATAAGAATCACCCACGTGATTTCCATGTAGTAAAAGATGAGCGTAGTGATGATAAAAAGGTTGACCCTGAAAAGGAACATCATCCTGACTTAAGAGAAGAAACAGCGGCTGAATATACGCCCAATCCTGGCTTAGTAGGGGGAAGACAACAAGTTGATCTTTCTTCTGATAAGACAAGAGAAGTTGAAGATACAGAAAATGAAGATGAAGCAGTAGCAGGTAAAGGTGTCGGTACACTTGCACTTGCTTTATCAATCGTATCTTTATTTTTCTTGCCAATCATTTTTGCCGCTGCAGGCTTAGTCTTAGGGTTTGTTTCGCTTAATCGACATGCAAAAGGGCTTGGCTATACAGCAATTGCTATTAGTGCCTTTTCGATTATCATGAGTGTCTTTTTCGCACCATTTGTATCATAAAATGCCATACGTGTGATGTTTCATATAAATGGAACATGATGAGGCTGGTCATAAGTGGCCAGTCTTTTAAATTGTTATTGATGTTTTCTCTACTAGTAAAGTTACTGACAAATAGAAAAAGTCGCGGACAAATAGAAAAAGTCGCGGACAAATGGAAAAAGTTGCGGACAAATAGAAAAAGTCGCGGACAAATAGAAAAAGTTGCGGACAAATAGAAAAAGTTGCGGACAAATTGAAAAAGTCGCGGACAAATGGAAAAAGTTACGGACAAATCGAAAAAGTCGCGGACAAATGGAAAAAGTCGCGGACAAATCAAAAAACTCACGGACAAATGGAAAAAGTTGCGGATAAATCGAGATTTTCGCGGACAAACAGAAAAAGTTGCGGACAAACCGAAAAAGTTACGGACAAATCGAAAAAGTCGCGGACAACTTTATAATATAAAAAACGCGGAGAAAATTCCCCGCGTTTTTAGCCGTTATTTTGTTTCTAATTGTTCTTTTTCAAGACGCTGTTTTTCTTCGTGTTCAGCTGCTAATTTATCAATTTCTTTCTTAAGTTCCTCAACCATCGTTTCTTCAGGTACTTTACGGATGGTCTTTCCTTTACGGAATAAAAGTCCTTCGCCGCGAGCTCCTGCGATACCGATATCTGCTTCTTTCGCTTCACCTGGGCCGTTAACGGCACAGCCAAGCACAGAAACTTTAATTGGAGCATTTATTTTTTGAATATATTCATCGACTTCGTTTGCAATACTGATTAAATCAATCTCAATTCTTCCGCAAGTAGGGCATGAAACTAATGTAGCTGCATTTGCTGCTAGACCAAAGGATTTAAGTAGCTCTTTAGCAACTTTTACCTCTTCAACAGGGTCTGCACTTAAGGAGATACGAACTGTACTTCCGATCCCTTTATGGAGCAATATTCCTAATCCGGCAGAACTTTTTACTGTTCCTGAAAAAAGTGTTCCGGATTCAGTGATCCCTAAATGAAGTGGATAATTAAAAGTTTTTGCCGCTTTTTCGTAAGCTTCGACTGCTAAATTCACATCAGAAGCTTTCATTGAAACGATAATGTCATGGAAGTCGAGATCTTCTAAAATTTTGATATGATGAAGAGCACTTTCGACCATGCCGTCAGCAGTAGGGTAGCCATACTTTTCTAAAATTCGTTTTTCAAGTGATCCAGCATTGACCCCAATACGAATTGGAATTCCTTTTTCCTTTGCCGCATTAACAACGGCTTCTACTTTTTCTTTTCTACCGATATTCCCTGGGTTGATTCGGATTTTATCTGCTCCGCCTTCAATAGCTTTTAGAGCGAGCTTATAATCAAAATGAATATCAACGACGAGTGGAATGTTAATACGTTTTTTAATTTCAGAAATTGCCTCAGCATCTTTCATTTCTGGACATGCTACACGAACAATTTGACATCCGGCTTCTTCTAAACGTGTAATTTCAGCAACCGTTGCTTCAACATCATGTGTTTTTGACATTGTCATACTTTGAATCGTTACTTCATCTGTCCCGCCAATCGTTAAATGGCCAACTTTGACCGGACGTGTATCTCTACGATGAATGATCTCAGTCATTCTTAGATCGCCCCTTTATTTTATAAAAGTAATAAATGAATAGTAATTGCAATTTCACTTTATCCATTGTATCAACGGGGCAGCAAAGTGGCAAGAACTATGAGTGATCTTCATCACTTATCGTCGAATAGAGTGGAAATCGATATGATTCTCCGACGATAATACGGTGTGCTTCTATTTGTGGATTTAATGCTTCGAAGTCATTGACAACTTGTTCTGCTTGAACGTTAAATGGTTCGTCTTGATGTAAGGCTTGGACAATACCATAAACAGTGTGTCCTGCTTCTACGATGACCTCCTCATAAGCTAGAGCAGGTTCGGCAATGTCACTTTCATCAGAGTCATCTATATCATCTTCTAATTGAGAAGCGACAAGTTCAGGTTCAGGACTTTCATTTATTGATTGATCGGGGATCGTCCCTGTATTTAAATCGTAATAAGCACTAGCAATAACGATGATAATAATAGTAAGTACAAGAATTGGTCTCATTAGACATTCTCCTTTTATATACATGTTCTTTATAAAACAATATGCTTGTCCACTTAAGTTAGAACATTTTTTTGGAGGTGAAAGAGTGAATTCAAAAGAACGTATGATCATTATGGTACTTAGTATGCTTCCACTAATTATGGTTGTTGGTAATTCAATATTTATTCCCATCTTACCTAATATTGAACATGCATTAATGCTTCATCCAACTGAAACAGGTTGGATTATAACGGCATTCGCTGTGCCAGCAGCTGTGACAATTCCTTTAATTGGTTATTTATCAGATCTATATGGAAGGAAGAAGTTAATTCTTATATCCTTAGCAATTATTTGTATAGGTAATGTTATTTCAATAATTGCAGCGGTAATACCTCCTTTCCCATCATCATATCTATTATTGTTAGTCGGACGAGCAATTCAAGGTTTTGGGGCAGGAGGTACAGCACCACTTGCAATGACAATGGTCGGGGATCTTTTTCGTGAAAAAAAGCGAAGTGTTGCCCTTGGAGCAATCGAGGTATCAAATGGAGTAGGAAAGATGATGAGTCCGTTTTTAGGGATTCTAGCTGTCATGATTATTTGGTACAGTTCGTTTTTCTTATATTTTTTAATGGCTTTGGTTGCATTTCTCACAATGTTTTTCTTTATAAAATTTGATAAAAGGGCACCTTATACAAGTTTTCATGATTATCGAAAGACGATTCAATATGCATTTAAGCGTCAGTATTATTGGTTGATTCCTGTTTTTTTTACAGGTGGAGTGGTACTCTTTATTTTATTTGGTCTATTGTTTTATTTATCGTACGAAGCAGAGAGGATCTATGGAATTATTGGGTGGTCAAAAGGGGTATTATTTTTTATTCCATTTGGATTACTTACGATTGCTTCATATGTTTCAGGAAAGTTTATTGGTGGGAATGATGAACATATACCAAGGGTCATGTTCGTATCTTTACTTCTTTTATTTTTAAGTGTCATCATTGGAATGATTGATCATAACTTCTATGTCCTTATGTTTGTTATATCTGCCTTTTCTATAGGAGCTGGGTTGCTATTACCTGTTTGTAACCTTTTTGTGACTTCTAGCGTCTCAAAGAGTGAGCGAGGAATGGTCGTATCAATTTATAGTATGGTTCGGTTTTTAGGAGTGGCTCTCGGCCCACTGATATATAGTTATTGGATGATGTATGAATGGGACATGTTTTTAAGGTCAACGTTATTACTAATGGGCATGACTGCTCTATTGTATACGGGATGGGTCATGAAGGAGAAGAGAATGGGTGCTCTTGGCAGTATATAGTAAATAGACCTTTTGTCCCTTTCTTTTTATGGAGAAATAGTGTTTTCTACTTATAGGGGATAAATGTATAAATACGATGGTGAAAGGGATGATCATATGCGTCAAAGTATATGGAAAATAGGATTAACAACCTTTGCATTTTGGTTTTTATTTGTTTCTGT
The Bacillus shivajii DNA segment above includes these coding regions:
- a CDS encoding RNA degradosome polyphosphate kinase, with the translated sequence MNNIQKYRELNKPVHFNNRELSWLAFNKRVLEEAIDESNPLLERLKFLAIFSSNLDEFFMVRVAGLKDQVKAGFNKRENKAGLTPRQQLKEIREMNSNLVTLQDDLYMNVILPKLKSEGIHFLSIDQLTRKQYDYVKNRFEYFISPVLTPVAIDAYRPFPMLMNKSLNLAVVLQVNDTNKKLAIVQVPSILNRTIPLPSSSQTCNYILLEDVIRHFIARLFQGNDIVSVSPFRITRNADLTIHEEGAQDLLKEIEKELKKRKWGAAVRLEVQKQQMDKDVLSFLMNVLELKRGDVYEVTSPIDLSMLFSFYEEISNEFEHLTNESYIPQPALDLNDKEDLFETVLKKDVFLHHPYESFQPIVDLITIAAVDPNVLAIKQTLYRVSGDSPIIKALEEAAYLGKQVTVLVELKARFDEERNIQWAKKLEKAGIHVIYGIVGLKTHSKITLIIRQHDDSIQRFVHLSTGNYNDHTAKFYTDMGLITSDEQIAIDASNIFNHLSGCNDKPNWNVISTAPFEMRETFLKLIDDEIAYQKKYKNGKIIAKMNSLTDKPIIMKLYEASCEGVKIELIVRGICCLRPGITGVSENITVRSIVDRFLEHSRVYYFHQNGKDATYLSSADWMTRNMEKRVEILFPIHSKKIKQRIKEILRISLEDNVKARYQMDNGEYEYVKKKDDAPLVQSQIHFCQQASNPF
- a CDS encoding Ppx/GppA family phosphatase encodes the protein MQHQIGIIDMGSNSIRFVIYSIDANGCFKEIQNLKVVARLSTYIDENKNMTEDGIDIILETLERFKSVVSSYSLSTIKGVATAAIRNAKNQQDILAAIKAQGYFDIKVLSDEQEAYYGYLAITNSTNILNGITIDIGGGSTEVTLYENRKLINSHSFPFGALTLKQRFIKGNEPSQVEMEELKTFLQQSFASLPWLKNKSVPIIGIGGTARNLASIHQHIIDYPITGLHQYEMTYEDVISVNEKLNNLTLKQRQQVDGLSKDRADIIIPAITAIENLISYSNGKTFTVSNKGLRDGLFYEIYLNEIAITHFPNVTEESFYQLSHLYSLNIHHHQRIAVLATYFATQINQCLGETFTKKDFKMLRWGAKIFYIGETIHPESKSEHSFYLITNQSIDGLTHLERLGIAFIASFKSRSQMKQFANPFRHWVTTEELEKYELLGAIVRFCHALNISNRYIIEKLQLTNDEDHGLLLTIYSTGDAYFEYFYSSKYKKHIERALKKKLSLQFKRSSLQQV
- a CDS encoding metal ABC transporter ATP-binding protein: MSNKNHPWAVEIENVTFSYGKENVLENIQLRIPQGSFLGLVGPNGSGKSTLIKCILGLVKPSKGSIRLYGKPVDKFQNWSHVGFVSQKANSFNSGFPATVFEVVSMGLYGKVGLFRFLTKKHKEKVKEAIKQVGMEDYMQQNIGQLSGGQQQRVFIARALVSDPKLLILDEPTVGVDAQSVQNFYNMLKKLNVEEGITLIFITHDIGAMTEYITDVACLNKYLHFHGDKHEFESQQEEMMSSLYGHDVQLLTHNHDHSHNHDHGGEHP
- a CDS encoding metal ABC transporter permease, with the translated sequence MISVFFQYDFLRYSLYTGLMIGFLAPFIGVFLAVRRLAMIADALSHITLSGIAFSLLLGRHYSVFAGLNPLYMGMTFSVGGAIFIENLRNAYQFYKELAIPIILSAGIGVGVVFISLANGFNTDLFAYLFGSVVAISQSDFQMISIITAVVIILIILFYKEWFFLSFDEDQAVIAGIPKKALHFIFIIMVGLTIAASMRIVGILLVSSLMTLPVAAAMRWARGFKQMFVYAVIFGEISVVIGLISAFHLDVVPGGMIVLVNVVILLISILLTRKRAA
- a CDS encoding metal ABC transporter permease, yielding MELLQQLTFLERGIIAGLMIGFICPLLGSFLLVRRITVISEALSHITLTGIAAGIFLSQAVTWLAFINPLYTGLIFSLIGSLLVEKLRQIYKHFQELAIPIILSGGIGLGAILISLGQTNYAQWYNYLFGSIVTVTLSDLYFIFGTGIVALFILGGFYKELLSISFDQEFAKTSGISVKRLNFFFAVLIALVISMSMKVVGILLVGAMVTLPVAASIQIAKSFRQVALLAILFGELAMIGGIIASYYFNIATGGMIVVTGIVILLVAILVKKMKMFIQTVKSV
- a CDS encoding Fur family transcriptional regulator, producing the protein MNMQEAMQRLKEEGFKHTDKREDILQLFSDEKRYLAAKDVLDHLQEKYGGLSFDTIYRNLSLFTDLGILEATELDGEKKFRFSCSTEHHHHHLICLDCGKTKHIHDCPMEMFPIGDESFKIVGHKFEVYGYCNQCQKNENPS
- a CDS encoding 5' nucleotidase, NT5C type, with the translated sequence MNKKRFGIDIDGTVTDPATFIPYLNEHFKKELTIHDIKEYELSTALGVTKEDFWKWMKIHEPNIYAQAELAIDAHQILTEWTNEHELYYISARPTEYLNLTTDWFNKTKVPYDHIELIGTHDKISAVKQHRVDLFFEDKHDNACNIAEECEIPVILMDTPYNQDPVHKLVNRAKDWQAAKKIVQSLL
- a CDS encoding DUF4190 domain-containing protein; translation: MSEYDKNHPRDFHVVKDERSDDKKVDPEKEHHPDLREETAAEYTPNPGLVGGRQQVDLSSDKTREVEDTENEDEAVAGKGVGTLALALSIVSLFFLPIIFAAAGLVLGFVSLNRHAKGLGYTAIAISAFSIIMSVFFAPFVS
- the ispG gene encoding flavodoxin-dependent (E)-4-hydroxy-3-methylbut-2-enyl-diphosphate synthase, producing the protein MTEIIHRRDTRPVKVGHLTIGGTDEVTIQSMTMSKTHDVEATVAEITRLEEAGCQIVRVACPEMKDAEAISEIKKRINIPLVVDIHFDYKLALKAIEGGADKIRINPGNIGRKEKVEAVVNAAKEKGIPIRIGVNAGSLEKRILEKYGYPTADGMVESALHHIKILEDLDFHDIIVSMKASDVNLAVEAYEKAAKTFNYPLHLGITESGTLFSGTVKSSAGLGILLHKGIGSTVRISLSADPVEEVKVAKELLKSFGLAANAATLVSCPTCGRIEIDLISIANEVDEYIQKINAPIKVSVLGCAVNGPGEAKEADIGIAGARGEGLLFRKGKTIRKVPEETMVEELKKEIDKLAAEHEEKQRLEKEQLETK
- a CDS encoding MFS transporter, whose protein sequence is MNSKERMIIMVLSMLPLIMVVGNSIFIPILPNIEHALMLHPTETGWIITAFAVPAAVTIPLIGYLSDLYGRKKLILISLAIICIGNVISIIAAVIPPFPSSYLLLLVGRAIQGFGAGGTAPLAMTMVGDLFREKKRSVALGAIEVSNGVGKMMSPFLGILAVMIIWYSSFFLYFLMALVAFLTMFFFIKFDKRAPYTSFHDYRKTIQYAFKRQYYWLIPVFFTGGVVLFILFGLLFYLSYEAERIYGIIGWSKGVLFFIPFGLLTIASYVSGKFIGGNDEHIPRVMFVSLLLLFLSVIIGMIDHNFYVLMFVISAFSIGAGLLLPVCNLFVTSSVSKSERGMVVSIYSMVRFLGVALGPLIYSYWMMYEWDMFLRSTLLLMGMTALLYTGWVMKEKRMGALGSI